Sequence from the Entelurus aequoreus isolate RoL-2023_Sb linkage group LG28, RoL_Eaeq_v1.1, whole genome shotgun sequence genome:
tgagtgcccctaagaaaaggcattgaagcttatggaaggctatgcagaacaaaactaaaactgaactggctacaaagtaaataaaaacagaatgctggacgacagcaaagacttactgtggagccaagacggcgtccacaatgtacatccgaacatgacatgacaatcaacaatgtccccacaaacttaaatattcttgattgctaaaacaaagtagatgcgggaaacattgctcaaaggaagacatgaaactgctacaggaaaatacagaaaaaagagaaaaagccaccaaaatagaagcgcaagacaagaactaaaacactacacacaggaaaacagcaaaaaactcaaaataagtcagggcgtgatgtgacaggtggtgacagtacacctactttgagacaagagctatagtgatgcatgcttggctatgctttaaagcaggcctgggcaattattttactcgggggggcagatttagataaaaaagtgtgtctgggggccggaatatctatttttaggaacgctaatacaaaacctcacaataatgattgaaatctaaagacgttatgacagaccgccttaaaaaacggaatggaattttaaatttttttactgaatgagacacccagaatgtacatgaaaataaagaatgtgggatttacaatattaactatgaatgataaaacactgaatattgacaacatattttacaatcaaccgaaatgcaaccaaaatgcaacaaacatagtgaaaaaaaccccacctacaatctgagatatctcatagtgaccatagtaactaattagattacaatagtaactaattagatgaccatagtaactagtatatgatgcagatttattttaatttgcccTTCCTGTCGGAGCTGAATCACAGTGGTTTAACGAGGACCGTTATCATTTTCCACCACAAGAGGGCGATCTAGTTGTCGATATCAACGTTCAGCCATGATTAGACACCAAGGAGATCTAaacatttaacctcttaaggcccaagctgtttgtttatatactttttttaaatttctctttgctatttgggcttattggaccctaattagaataaaaactaagaatcatcttttgatatgatgcttagtccataagtaacaaaagtgtacttcatgtttagtgacatgctaattcttatttttacactttttttccaaattccattctatgttatactcttctgacactaccagatggcagtataagtgtccacataagcggccataagaccccaattctgtAGTGTTCACATTTTTGGAAATAAGGGCTAAAAGGTGCTTTCCACGCACGTGGCCACTATGGTCTTTAGaggttttaaagcaggggtgtcaaactcattttagatcgggggccacatgaagaaaaagctactcccaagtgggccggactggtaaaatcacggcacgataacttaaaaataaagacaacatcagATGGTtagagactggaaggtcgtgagctcaaaccccggccgagtcataccaaagactatacaaatgggaccaattacctccctgcttggcactcagcatcaagggttggaattgggggttgaatcgctgctgctcactgctcccctcacctcccagggggtgaacatggggatgggtcaaatgcagatgataatttcaccacacctagtgtgtgtgtgactattgttgggactttaactttaacttcagattgttttctttgtttaaaaatagaacaagcatattctgaagttgtacaaatcataatgttgtttgtttttttagttttttttttacaattacctgtcgCGGTtagtagtatatatactttatttgtcgttatttatatttgctgaatattttatattttctggtgttaattttcaatccatcaagatataaaaatatatatcaaaatcaaatcacaCTATGTTATTCatgtacatacttgccaaccttgagacctccgataccgggaggtggggggtgggggcgcaatcggggtggggtgggggcgtggttaagggcgtggttaataggggagtatatttacagctagaattcaccaactcaagtatttcatatatatatatatatatatatatatatatatatatatatatatatatatatatatatatatatatatatatatatatatatatatatatatatatatatatatgtatgtatgtatgtatgaaatacttgactttcagggaattctagctatatatatatgtatatatatttattttattatacatataaataaaataaatacttgaatttcagtgttccgggggctatccagtagatggcagtattgtcctgtttaacttctcctccgttcatgactcggccaccgtgttgaatggagaagtctgttttacaaaatgtacaggcaacataatgacatacaccttccccttcgaactgtcctggatgaactgaaattcattcgttttggaacttgcaagcgtatttcttcatcttgctcgtcgacggcgtcgccatgtctgtaacttcctcgttcttctgcttcgtctccttgttgtgtgcgcagttgtgcactctactctctaaaagccgttgatgttatgacgtcattgggcaggcaagctgtttatattgtgggaaagcggacgtgagaacaggctgtccccactcaggtctgctGCGGACcgtccacattgagctggagggggcgtggcctccagctccggctgaataccggcagtatgtcgggagaaaatttctgccgggaggcgctgaataccgggagtttcccgctaaaaacgggagggttggcaagtatgttcatgtagtttgatcattttcctggactgatgtactaatcatgtggtttattttgtacatatgtagcatcatctacaaagatacaaataattgctattgcgacatccagtggacacatttagaacagcagtttctttcattccaaaatttcacgtcgccactggactagttcaaaatacatacatttttttgtgtggacgagttctctggagtgattaatcacgcttttccatctggcaatctgatggacgagtctgggtttggaggttgccaggagaacgctacatttcagactgcattgtgccgagtgtgaaatttggtggaggaggaattaaggTGTGGGGTTgtgtttcaggagttgggcttggcccgttagttccagtgaaatgaactttgaatgctccaggataccaaaacattttggacaattccatgctcccaaccctgTGGGAACagtttcctcttccaacatgactgtgcaccagtgcacaaagcaaggtccataaagacatggatgacagagtctggtgacAAAACCATCAACTCAAAAAATGACCATATTTGTTATTTTTCTAATTTGTTCAATCAGGTTATAGTACAATTATCATATTTTTCTATTAACCTTCTTGGTTTTATAACACTAAGCCCCTTAGCTTTTCTCACAGGGGAAGTTCATCTGGTGGTCAGATTTCAGTCTCTGCTCCTTCTTTCTGTATTCTCACTTGGTTTTACTTAGTCCGGATGCCTTCTGGACACATCCGTGATGATGTGTTCCAGGCATGCCCAGTCAGGAAGAATCCCCGTGGTAGACCCCAGTGGCTGGAAGGGTTATGTCTCACATCTGTATGGGCACTCCCTTGGTGTCTCCCTGGTGGAACTGGACCAAAATGGATGACTTCAATGTAATATTGCAGTTTTGACCACTGATGCATTGACAAAcagtcaaaataaaaacaaagactTGTCTGGGCTAAAGAGTGTTTGTGTCCTGCAGGCGTTCAGCAGCAAGAAGAACGTCCACCTACGCCACAGGAGGGAAGCTCCACGTTGAagcaggaggatccacagcccccttacattaaagaggaagagcaaGAACTCTGGATCAGTCAGTCAGGAGAAGAGTGTCTTTTCGGGTTGCAGGAttctgatctcaccaagttgcctCTGACtggtgtctctgtgaagactgaagaccatgaagatGAACCACAAGTTGACCACCTCTTAGCTCCtctatcagatagtgacgacatGACATCACACTCTACTGAGGATAAAGACGAGGACTACAtccaagaacctttgagcagtgaTACAGACTGTGAGGGTGATACCAGGACTCACAATGACAACCAACACCCTGAATGCTCAGAAAAGAAGACGGGTAAAACAAGTTTTATCTGCTCATTTGGTGCCAAAAGCTTTGGTAATACAAGGAATTTTGCTCCACAAACAAggacacacacgggagaaaaacctttcaattGCTCAGTTTGTGGGAGTACATTTTCTCGGAAGGGCTATTTGACcaaa
This genomic interval carries:
- the LOC133645009 gene encoding gastrula zinc finger protein XlCGF8.2DB-like, with protein sequence MLKELVKERLMAAADEIFALFESTITAYEEELSRTREEKERHRQQLEDVRKTQIVLHVEGVQQQEERPPTPQEGSSTLKQEDPQPPYIKEEEQELWISQSGEECLFGLQDSDLTKLPLTGVSVKTEDHEDEPQVDHLLAPLSDSDDMTSHSTEDKDEDYIQEPLSSDTDCEGDTRTHNDNQHPECSEKKTGKTSFICSFGAKSFGNTRNFAPQTRTHTGEKPFNCSVCGSTFSRKGYLTKHMRTHTGEKPFSCPFCGVKFSRTYCLKIHMRRHTGERPFICSVCGKKYCRNDSLQLHMRKHTVEIHFICPVCRTFFADEQSLTAHMSAHDGE